The following are encoded in a window of Anoplopoma fimbria isolate UVic2021 breed Golden Eagle Sablefish chromosome 3, Afim_UVic_2022, whole genome shotgun sequence genomic DNA:
- the LOC129089015 gene encoding zona pellucida sperm-binding protein 3-like has translation MMAFFWQRALLFSLAATMSVYADMKLDCRPDFMTLVWTESRSQADTSLFRLGNCFPTTYSATEAVFSMDFNNCNFRTLVTGDLLMYTNDLTYSSSPDSHIMGFTHPVVCAYERPKDWYPMIYDPVFNTYGLGDLVFHIGLMNADFSGPAESTTFPLGSIIPIMASVAQQTHQPLLLLLEECVAATTPALQPESTIYTIITNKGCLVDSMISRSKFEPRQKSSEIHLSLQALRLGAGEEVFIHCKLVAWDPNGLDNTKKACHYVKEHGWELLDNSAYSNLCDCCESSCKSRRIRSISGKYGMVQKAVLGPLTITDVNS, from the exons ATGATGGCTTTCTTCTGGCAACGTGCACTGCTTTTCAGCCTGGCAGCTACCATGTCCGTCTATGCAG ACATGAAACTGGACTGCAGGCCAGATTTTATGACTCTGGTGTGGACGGAGAGCAGATCCCAGGCTGATACTTCGCTCTTCCGTCTGGGTAACTGCTTCCCCACCACCTACTCGGCCACCGAGGCTGTTTTCAGCATGGATTTCAACAATTGTAACTTCAGGACACTG GTAACTGGGGATCTGCTGATGTACACCAATGATCTGACCTACAGTTCCTCCCCTGACTCTCACATTATGGGCTTCACTCACCCCGTTGTCTGTGCATATGAGAG gcCTAAGGACTGGTACCCCATGATTTATGACCCAGTGTTTAATACATACGGTCTAGGAGATCTAGTGTTCCACATTGGACTCATGAATG CTGACTTTTCAGGCCCTGCTGAATCTACTACTTTTCCACTGGGCTCCATTATCCCGATCATGGCTAGTGTGGCGCAACAGACCCATCAGCCATTGCTGCTGCTTCTTGAGGAATGCGTAGCAGCTACCACACCGGCTCTGCAGCCTGAAAGCACTATATACACGATAATCACTAATAAGGG ATGTCTTGTGGACAGTATGATCTCACGCTCTAAATTCGAGCCAAGGCAAAAATCATCGGAGATCCACCTATCCCTTCAAGCCTTAAGGTTGGGTGCTGGGGAAGAG GTGTTTATCCACTGTAAACTTGTGGCTTGGGATCCCAACGGTCTTGACAACACCAAGAAGGCCTGCCACTATGTTAAAGAGcatgg CTGGGAGCTGCTGGACAACTCTGCATACAGCAATCTCTGTGACTGCTGTGAGTCTAGCTGCAAGTCCAGGAGGATCAGGAGTATATCAG ggAAGTATGGTATGGTACAAAAAGCAGTCCTTGGGCCACTCACCATCACTGATGTGAATTCCTGA
- the zp3f.2 gene encoding zona pellucida glycoprotein 3f, tandem duplicate 2 isoform X1 has product MVAHLYLGAIALAVFATTVANAGILSIEVDCTKDIVKVKLRIIAELVPNATRFFLGNCMASKFKILPNGEGDAEFHYRLADCNFKRLIKGKRLIFENQLTYRPFPKGFPPTFVHPILCVYERPSGWQPPFLNSGSGVSEGRGGLVFHMALLNVQLTALAKTNVFPLGSFLPIWAAVEQKSHQPLLLLMEECVATTTPELQPGSQVYPIISNKGCLLDSVRGHSLFLPRSQSSAVILMLQSFKFSLGEEVYIHCKLVAWDPEVFDESKKTCHYKKESLSWELLDDPFQSSVCSCCDSTCKSRSKRGVEWESHSFTPNSVLGPLIITEPSDPKVNNMSGGPVQELTDSVTVLDSSR; this is encoded by the exons ATGGTGGCTCATCTCTACCTAGGTGCGATTGCCCTGGCTGTTTTTGCAACAACTGTTGCCAATGCAGGTATTCTTT CTATTGAAGTTGATTGTACAAAAGACATTGTAAAAGTCAAATTGAGGATCATAGCGGAGCTGGTGCCCAATGCAACTCGTTTCTTCCTTGGAAACTGCATGGCCTCTAAGTTTAAGATCCTTCCCAACGGAGAGGGGGACGCAGAGTTCCACTACCGTTTAGCTGACTGCAACTTTAAAAGACTG ataaaagGAAAACGTCTCATCTTTGAAAATCAGCTGACCTACAGGCCATTTCCAAAGGGTTTCCCGCCTACCTTTGTGCATCCCAtcctgtgtgtttatgaaaG ACCCTCGGGATGGCAGCCGCCTTTCCTGAACTCTGGGTCAGGTGTTTCTGAAGGCCGAGGCGGTCTCGTGTTCCACATGGCGCTGCTCAATG TTCAATTAACAGCTTTAGCAAAGACAAATGTTTTCCCCCTTGGCTCCTTCCTGCCAATATGGGCTGCGGTGGAGCAGAAGTCCCATCAACCCTTGCTGCTGCTCATGGAGGAATGTGTGGCGACCACTACACCAGAGCTGCAGCCTGGTAGCCAGGTTTACCCCATCATAAGCAATAAGGG GTGTCTTCTGGATAGCGTGAGGGGACACTCTTTGTTCCTCCCTCGCTCCCAGTCGTCTGCTGTCATCCTTATGCTGCAGTCCTTCAAGTTCAGTCttggagaggag GTGTACATTCACTGTAAACTGGTTGCATGGGATCCCGAAGTTTTTGATGAAAGCAAGAAAACCTGCCATTATAAGAAGGAAAGCCTGAG TTGGGAACTACTTGATGACCCCTTTCAGAGCTCCGTCTGCAGCTGCTGTGACTCGACCTGCAAGTCGCGCTCCAAAAGAGGTGTTGAATGGG AATCTCACAGCTTTACTCCCAATTCTGTGTTGGGACCCCTGATCATAACGGAGCCATCTGACCCAAAGGTCAACAACATGTCAG GGGGCCCAGTCCAAGAGCTGACAGACTCCGTGACAGTGCTTGACAGCAGCAGATGA
- the zp3f.2 gene encoding zona pellucida glycoprotein 3f, tandem duplicate 2 isoform X2 — protein MVAHLYLGAIALAVFATTVANAAIEVDCTKDIVKVKLRIIAELVPNATRFFLGNCMASKFKILPNGEGDAEFHYRLADCNFKRLIKGKRLIFENQLTYRPFPKGFPPTFVHPILCVYERPSGWQPPFLNSGSGVSEGRGGLVFHMALLNVQLTALAKTNVFPLGSFLPIWAAVEQKSHQPLLLLMEECVATTTPELQPGSQVYPIISNKGCLLDSVRGHSLFLPRSQSSAVILMLQSFKFSLGEEVYIHCKLVAWDPEVFDESKKTCHYKKESLSWELLDDPFQSSVCSCCDSTCKSRSKRGVEWESHSFTPNSVLGPLIITEPSDPKVNNMSGGPVQELTDSVTVLDSSR, from the exons ATGGTGGCTCATCTCTACCTAGGTGCGATTGCCCTGGCTGTTTTTGCAACAACTGTTGCCAATGCAG CTATTGAAGTTGATTGTACAAAAGACATTGTAAAAGTCAAATTGAGGATCATAGCGGAGCTGGTGCCCAATGCAACTCGTTTCTTCCTTGGAAACTGCATGGCCTCTAAGTTTAAGATCCTTCCCAACGGAGAGGGGGACGCAGAGTTCCACTACCGTTTAGCTGACTGCAACTTTAAAAGACTG ataaaagGAAAACGTCTCATCTTTGAAAATCAGCTGACCTACAGGCCATTTCCAAAGGGTTTCCCGCCTACCTTTGTGCATCCCAtcctgtgtgtttatgaaaG ACCCTCGGGATGGCAGCCGCCTTTCCTGAACTCTGGGTCAGGTGTTTCTGAAGGCCGAGGCGGTCTCGTGTTCCACATGGCGCTGCTCAATG TTCAATTAACAGCTTTAGCAAAGACAAATGTTTTCCCCCTTGGCTCCTTCCTGCCAATATGGGCTGCGGTGGAGCAGAAGTCCCATCAACCCTTGCTGCTGCTCATGGAGGAATGTGTGGCGACCACTACACCAGAGCTGCAGCCTGGTAGCCAGGTTTACCCCATCATAAGCAATAAGGG GTGTCTTCTGGATAGCGTGAGGGGACACTCTTTGTTCCTCCCTCGCTCCCAGTCGTCTGCTGTCATCCTTATGCTGCAGTCCTTCAAGTTCAGTCttggagaggag GTGTACATTCACTGTAAACTGGTTGCATGGGATCCCGAAGTTTTTGATGAAAGCAAGAAAACCTGCCATTATAAGAAGGAAAGCCTGAG TTGGGAACTACTTGATGACCCCTTTCAGAGCTCCGTCTGCAGCTGCTGTGACTCGACCTGCAAGTCGCGCTCCAAAAGAGGTGTTGAATGGG AATCTCACAGCTTTACTCCCAATTCTGTGTTGGGACCCCTGATCATAACGGAGCCATCTGACCCAAAGGTCAACAACATGTCAG GGGGCCCAGTCCAAGAGCTGACAGACTCCGTGACAGTGCTTGACAGCAGCAGATGA
- the nedd8l gene encoding NEDD8 ubiquitin like modifier, like encodes MLIKVKTLTGKEIEIDIEPTDKVERIKERVEEKEGIPPQQQRLIYSGKQMNDEKTAADYKIQGGSVLHLVLALRGGSTPHRPSIHLSSLS; translated from the exons ATGCTGATCAAAGTTAAG ACTCTCACTGGAAAAGAAATAGAGATCGACATTGAGCCCACAGACAAG GTGGAGCGGATTAAAGAAAGGGTGGAAGAGAAGGAAGGGATCCCCCCACAGCAACAGAGACTCATCTACAGCGGCAAACAGAT GAATGACGAGAAGACAGCCGCAGACTACAAGATCCAGGGAGGCTCGGTGCTCCATCTTGTGTTGGCGCTAAGAGGCGGCTCAACACCACACAGGCCCAGCATACACCTCTCCTCTTTGTCATGA
- the zp3f.2 gene encoding zona pellucida glycoprotein 3f, tandem duplicate 2 isoform X3, with product MVAHLYLGAIALAVFATTVANAGILSIEVDCTKDIVKVKLRIIAELVPNATRFFLGNCMASKFKILPNGEGDAEFHYRLADCNFKRLIKGKRLIFENQLTYRPFPKGFPPTFVHPILCVYERPSGWQPPFLNSGSGVSEGRGGLVFHMALLNVQLTALAKTNVFPLGSFLPIWAAVEQKSHQPLLLLMEECVATTTPELQPGSQVYPIISNKGCLLDSVRGHSLFLPRSQSSAVILMLQSFKFSLGEEVYIHCKLVAWDPEVFDESKKTCHYKKESLSWELLDDPFQSSVCSCCDSTCKSRSKRESHSFTPNSVLGPLIITEPSDPKVNNMSGGPVQELTDSVTVLDSSR from the exons ATGGTGGCTCATCTCTACCTAGGTGCGATTGCCCTGGCTGTTTTTGCAACAACTGTTGCCAATGCAGGTATTCTTT CTATTGAAGTTGATTGTACAAAAGACATTGTAAAAGTCAAATTGAGGATCATAGCGGAGCTGGTGCCCAATGCAACTCGTTTCTTCCTTGGAAACTGCATGGCCTCTAAGTTTAAGATCCTTCCCAACGGAGAGGGGGACGCAGAGTTCCACTACCGTTTAGCTGACTGCAACTTTAAAAGACTG ataaaagGAAAACGTCTCATCTTTGAAAATCAGCTGACCTACAGGCCATTTCCAAAGGGTTTCCCGCCTACCTTTGTGCATCCCAtcctgtgtgtttatgaaaG ACCCTCGGGATGGCAGCCGCCTTTCCTGAACTCTGGGTCAGGTGTTTCTGAAGGCCGAGGCGGTCTCGTGTTCCACATGGCGCTGCTCAATG TTCAATTAACAGCTTTAGCAAAGACAAATGTTTTCCCCCTTGGCTCCTTCCTGCCAATATGGGCTGCGGTGGAGCAGAAGTCCCATCAACCCTTGCTGCTGCTCATGGAGGAATGTGTGGCGACCACTACACCAGAGCTGCAGCCTGGTAGCCAGGTTTACCCCATCATAAGCAATAAGGG GTGTCTTCTGGATAGCGTGAGGGGACACTCTTTGTTCCTCCCTCGCTCCCAGTCGTCTGCTGTCATCCTTATGCTGCAGTCCTTCAAGTTCAGTCttggagaggag GTGTACATTCACTGTAAACTGGTTGCATGGGATCCCGAAGTTTTTGATGAAAGCAAGAAAACCTGCCATTATAAGAAGGAAAGCCTGAG TTGGGAACTACTTGATGACCCCTTTCAGAGCTCCGTCTGCAGCTGCTGTGACTCGACCTGCAAGTCGCGCTCCAAAAGAG AATCTCACAGCTTTACTCCCAATTCTGTGTTGGGACCCCTGATCATAACGGAGCCATCTGACCCAAAGGTCAACAACATGTCAG GGGGCCCAGTCCAAGAGCTGACAGACTCCGTGACAGTGCTTGACAGCAGCAGATGA